A genomic window from Elusimicrobiota bacterium includes:
- a CDS encoding dTDP-4-dehydrorhamnose 3,5-epimerase family protein, translating to MLHGVAVHPLRQILDERGKVMHMLRRDDPWFEKFGEIYFSVVNPDAIKAWHLHKTMTLNYAVVSGQITLVLFDVRPESPTRGQLQEISAGQESYALVTVPPGIWNGFKGIAPAPSIVANCATVPHDPEEIVRIDPFSKDIPYDWALKHA from the coding sequence ATGCTCCACGGCGTCGCGGTGCATCCCCTGCGCCAGATCCTGGACGAGCGCGGCAAGGTGATGCACATGCTGCGGCGCGACGACCCCTGGTTCGAGAAGTTCGGGGAGATCTATTTCTCCGTGGTCAATCCGGACGCCATCAAGGCCTGGCACCTCCACAAGACAATGACCCTCAACTACGCCGTGGTCAGCGGACAGATCACGCTGGTGCTCTTCGACGTCCGCCCGGAGTCGCCGACCCGAGGGCAGCTGCAGGAGATATCCGCCGGCCAGGAAAGCTACGCCCTGGTCACGGTCCCGCCGGGGATATGGAACGGCTTCAAAGGCATCGCCCCGGCGCCCTCCATAGTGGCCAACTGCGCGACCGTCCCCCATGACCCGGAAGAGATCGTGCGCATCGACCCTTTCAGCAAAGACATCCCTTATGACTGGGCGCTCAAGCACGCCTGA
- a CDS encoding GDP-mannose 4,6-dehydratase has protein sequence MKKGFWAQRRVLVTGATGFIGSWLVKELLARGAAVVALVMDDDPQSQFFRDGDFRKTTVVTGRLEDPAALQRAVNVQETDTVFHLGAQTLVGPAQRAPWETFESNIRGTYNLLEVCRLHSGLVRRVVVASSDKAYGEQPRLPYLETMPLQGRAPYEVSKSCADLLTQSYFHTYRLPVAIARCGNVYGGGDLNWSRIVPGTIRSLLAGQRPILRSDGTHKRDYVYVKDVVQAYLLLAERLAGKGVAGESFNFGPNRPLSVLALVAAISRLLGSRLKPDIQDSARGEILSQYLSAQKAARVLGWRPACSLEDGLRETIAWYRRHLTPGGE, from the coding sequence TTGAAGAAAGGCTTCTGGGCGCAGCGCCGCGTCCTGGTCACAGGCGCCACCGGCTTCATCGGCTCCTGGCTGGTCAAAGAGCTCCTGGCGCGCGGCGCGGCGGTGGTCGCCCTGGTGATGGACGACGACCCGCAGTCCCAGTTCTTCCGGGACGGGGATTTCCGGAAGACCACGGTGGTCACCGGCCGCCTGGAGGACCCGGCGGCCCTGCAAAGGGCCGTCAACGTCCAGGAGACGGACACCGTCTTCCATCTCGGCGCCCAGACCTTGGTCGGCCCCGCGCAGCGCGCCCCCTGGGAGACCTTCGAATCCAACATCCGCGGGACCTACAACCTCCTGGAAGTCTGCCGGCTCCACAGCGGCCTGGTGCGGCGCGTCGTGGTCGCCTCCAGCGACAAGGCCTATGGGGAGCAGCCCCGGCTGCCCTACCTGGAAACCATGCCCCTGCAGGGCCGCGCGCCGTACGAGGTCTCCAAGAGCTGCGCTGACCTCCTGACCCAGAGCTATTTCCACACCTACCGGCTGCCCGTGGCCATCGCGCGCTGCGGCAACGTCTACGGCGGCGGAGACCTCAACTGGAGCCGGATCGTGCCCGGCACCATCCGCTCCCTGCTCGCCGGGCAAAGGCCCATCCTGCGCAGCGACGGCACCCACAAGCGCGACTACGTCTACGTCAAGGACGTGGTCCAGGCCTACCTCCTGCTGGCGGAGAGGCTCGCAGGCAAGGGCGTGGCCGGGGAGAGCTTCAATTTCGGGCCCAACCGGCCCTTGAGCGTGTTGGCTTTGGTCGCCGCCATCAGCCGGCTGCTGGGGAGCCGGCTCAAGCCGGACATCCAGGACAGCGCCCGCGGCGAGATCCTCAGCCAGTACCTCTCGGCGCAGAAGGCCGCCCGCGTGCTGGGCTGGCGTCCCGCCTGTTCCTTGGAAGACGGGCTGCGGGAGACCATCGCCTGGTACCGGCGCCACCTCACGCCCGGCGGGGAGTGA